A region from the Mycobacterium heidelbergense genome encodes:
- a CDS encoding cation transporter gives METLISVAPAPFTRDVGWQRGADAARRLAWLSLAVVLVEGVVGLWQGLVVGSVALTGWALGGGAEALGSGMVVWRFSGSRTLSETAERRAQRGVAVSFFLTAPYIAAESLRDLADGRHAAPSVIGMGLTAVAPLLMLTLGWANHRLGTRLDSEATRGEGTQNYLCAAQSAGVLAGLAVTALWAGGWWVDPVIGLGIAGVAVWEGIQSWHGHACGC, from the coding sequence ATGGAAACGCTGATCTCGGTGGCCCCTGCGCCGTTCACACGGGACGTCGGCTGGCAGCGCGGCGCCGATGCGGCGCGGCGGCTGGCCTGGCTCAGCCTGGCCGTGGTGCTCGTCGAGGGTGTCGTCGGGCTGTGGCAGGGGCTGGTGGTCGGATCCGTCGCGCTGACCGGGTGGGCGCTGGGCGGCGGGGCGGAGGCGCTGGGCAGCGGGATGGTGGTGTGGCGCTTCAGCGGCTCCCGCACCCTGTCCGAGACGGCCGAGCGGCGCGCCCAGCGCGGCGTGGCGGTGTCGTTCTTTCTGACCGCCCCCTACATCGCCGCCGAGTCGTTGCGCGACCTGGCCGACGGACGCCACGCCGCCCCCTCGGTGATCGGTATGGGGCTGACGGCCGTCGCGCCGCTGCTGATGCTGACGCTGGGCTGGGCCAACCATCGCCTCGGCACGCGACTGGACTCGGAAGCCACCCGCGGTGAGGGCACCCAGAACTACCTGTGTGCGGCGCAGTCGGCCGGCGTGCTGGCGGGCCTCGCGGTCACGGCGCTGTGGGCCGGCGGGTGGTGGGTCGACCCCGTCATCGGGCTGGGGATCGCCGGCGTCGCGGTCTGGGAGGGCATCCAGTCCTGGCACGGCCACGCCTGCGGCTGCTGA
- a CDS encoding class I SAM-dependent methyltransferase: MARTDNDSWDLATSVGATATMVASGRARATRAALIDDRFAEPLVRAVGVDFFTRWAAGELDSADVDVPGAPWGMQRVTDMMAARTRYIDAFFARAGEAGIRQVVILASGLDARGYRLPWAAGTTVYEIDQPQVIEFKTATLAGLGAEPTADVRAVAIDLRHDWPAALRRAGFDPSRPAAWAAEGLLGFLPADAQDRLLDNITALSADGSQLVAEVFVNSGDNQQALNEASKKWRENGLDIALGDLGFPGERNDVAAYLADRGWHPVRTSLNELLGDNGLPLQSTEPGAPFAKNYYCTAVLHQPG, encoded by the coding sequence ATGGCGCGTACCGACAATGACTCCTGGGACCTGGCGACCAGCGTGGGAGCCACCGCGACCATGGTCGCGTCGGGACGGGCCCGCGCCACCCGAGCCGCGCTGATCGACGACCGGTTCGCCGAGCCGCTGGTGCGCGCCGTGGGCGTCGACTTCTTCACCCGTTGGGCCGCCGGCGAACTCGACTCCGCCGACGTCGACGTGCCCGGCGCCCCGTGGGGCATGCAGCGCGTCACCGACATGATGGCGGCCCGCACGCGGTACATCGACGCGTTCTTCGCGCGGGCGGGCGAGGCGGGCATCCGCCAGGTGGTCATCCTGGCCTCCGGCCTGGACGCGCGCGGCTACCGGCTGCCCTGGGCCGCGGGCACGACGGTGTACGAGATCGACCAGCCGCAAGTCATCGAATTCAAGACCGCCACCCTCGCCGGGCTCGGCGCCGAGCCCACGGCCGACGTGCGGGCGGTCGCGATCGACCTGCGCCACGACTGGCCGGCGGCGCTGCGGCGGGCGGGTTTCGACCCCAGCCGGCCCGCCGCGTGGGCCGCCGAGGGCCTGCTCGGGTTTCTGCCGGCCGACGCCCAGGATCGGTTGCTGGACAACATCACCGCGCTCAGCGCCGACGGCAGTCAGCTGGTGGCCGAGGTCTTCGTGAACTCGGGCGACAATCAGCAGGCCCTCAACGAGGCCAGCAAGAAGTGGCGGGAGAACGGCCTCGACATCGCGCTCGGCGACCTGGGCTTCCCCGGGGAGCGCAACGACGTGGCGGCCTACCTGGCCGACCGTGGCTGGCACCCGGTTCGGACGTCGCTGAATGAGCTGTTGGGCGACAACGGGTTACCGCTGCAGTCCACCGAGCCCGGCGCCCCCTTCGCCAAGAACTACTACTGCACCGCGGTGTTACACCAGCCGGGTTAA
- a CDS encoding CoA transferase — MPDRPNNKPAKPLDGFRVLDFTQNVAGPLAGQVLADLGAEVIKVEAPGGEAARQITAVLPGRPPLATYFLPNNRGKKSVTVDLRTEEGKRQILRLADTADVVLEGFRPGVMERMGLGPDDLRSRNPKLIYARLSAYGGNGPNGSRPGVDLMVAAESGMTTGMPTPDGKPQIIPFQLVDNASGHVLAQAVLAALLNRERHGVADTVRVAMYDVAVGLQANQLTMHLNKPSAASEPKPKRRKGVGFATQPSDAFRAADGHLVISAYVPKHWAKLCEIIGRPDLLDDERFADQRARALNYPELTEELEKALAAKTAAAWVELLQQGGLMACLAYSWKQVVDTPLFAENELALRVGDGEDAITVIRTPARYASFDAVAADPPPTAGQHNDAFLVREPV, encoded by the coding sequence ATGCCGGACAGGCCAAACAACAAGCCCGCCAAGCCACTTGACGGATTCCGGGTACTCGACTTCACGCAGAACGTCGCCGGGCCGCTGGCCGGGCAGGTGCTAGCCGACCTGGGCGCCGAGGTGATCAAGGTCGAGGCGCCCGGCGGCGAGGCGGCCCGGCAGATCACCGCGGTCCTGCCCGGCCGCCCGCCGCTGGCCACGTATTTCCTGCCGAACAACCGGGGCAAGAAGTCGGTCACGGTGGACCTGAGAACCGAAGAGGGCAAGCGCCAGATCCTGCGTCTCGCCGACACCGCCGACGTGGTGCTGGAAGGGTTTCGGCCCGGCGTCATGGAACGGATGGGCCTCGGCCCCGACGACCTGCGGTCGCGCAATCCCAAGCTCATCTACGCGCGCCTGTCGGCCTACGGCGGCAACGGCCCGAACGGCAGCAGGCCGGGCGTCGACCTGATGGTCGCCGCCGAGTCGGGCATGACCACCGGCATGCCCACGCCGGACGGCAAACCGCAGATCATCCCCTTCCAGCTTGTCGACAACGCCAGCGGCCACGTGCTGGCCCAGGCGGTGCTGGCCGCGCTGCTCAACCGCGAGCGCCACGGGGTGGCCGACACGGTCCGGGTCGCGATGTACGACGTCGCGGTGGGACTGCAGGCCAACCAGCTCACCATGCACCTGAACAAACCGAGCGCGGCGTCCGAGCCGAAACCCAAGCGGCGCAAGGGAGTTGGCTTCGCCACCCAGCCGTCGGACGCGTTCAGGGCCGCCGACGGCCACCTCGTGATCAGCGCGTACGTCCCCAAGCACTGGGCCAAGCTGTGCGAGATCATCGGCCGGCCCGACCTACTGGACGACGAGCGATTCGCCGACCAGCGCGCGCGGGCCCTCAACTACCCCGAGCTGACCGAGGAGCTGGAAAAGGCGCTGGCCGCCAAGACCGCCGCCGCATGGGTGGAGCTGCTGCAGCAGGGCGGGCTGATGGCCTGCCTCGCCTACAGCTGGAAGCAGGTCGTCGACACCCCGCTGTTCGCCGAGAACGAGCTCGCGCTGCGGGTCGGCGACGGCGAGGACGCGATCACGGTGATCCGCACCCCGGCCCGCTACGCCAGCTTCGACGCCGTGGCCGCCGATCCCCCACCCACCGCGGGCCAGCACAACGACGCGTTCCTGGTCAGGGAACCAGTTTGA
- the ctpC gene encoding manganese-exporting P-type ATPase CtpC: MTLAIVPEIDTAKDPALQVVSDAAGRMRVRVGWVRSNSRRAVAVEEAVAKQPGVRAVHAYPRTGSVVVWYSPRRCDRALALKAISEAAHVAAELIPARAPHSSEIRNTDVLRMAIGGAALALLGVRRYVFARPLLLGPSGRLFATGVTVFTGYPFLRGALRSLRSGRAGTDALVSAATVASLILRENVVALTVLWLLNIGEYLQDLTLRRTRRAISELLRGSQDTAWIRLTDGQEIQVPIDTVRIGDEVIVHDHVAIPVDGEVVDGDAIVDQSAITGETLPVSVVVGSHVHAGSVVVRGRVVVRAHAVGNQTAIGRIITRVEEAQHDRAPIQTVGENFSRRFVPTSFIVSAITLAITGDVRRAMTMLLIACPCAVGLATPTAISAAIGNGARRGILIKGGSHLEQAGRVDAIVFDKTGTLTVGRPVVTNIVAMHKDWQPEQVLAYAASSEIHSRHPLAEAVIRSTEERHISIPPHEECEVLVGLGMRTWADGRTLLLGSPSLLRAEKVKVPKKASEWVDKLRRRAETPLLLAVDGTLVGLISLRDEVRPEAGEVLKKLRANGIRRIVMLTGDHPEIARVVAGELGIDEWRAEVMPEDKLTVVRELQGEGYVVGMVGDGINDAPALAAADIGIAMGLAGTDVAVETADVALANDDLHRLLDVGDLGARAVDVIRENYGMSIAVNAVGLIIGAGGALSPVLAAILHNASSVAVVANSSRLIRYRLD, encoded by the coding sequence ATGACCCTCGCGATCGTCCCAGAGATCGATACCGCGAAAGATCCTGCCCTGCAAGTTGTTTCGGATGCGGCTGGGCGGATGCGGGTCCGAGTCGGCTGGGTGCGCAGCAACTCCCGGCGGGCCGTGGCTGTCGAAGAGGCGGTCGCCAAACAGCCGGGGGTGCGCGCCGTGCACGCCTACCCGCGCACCGGCTCCGTCGTCGTGTGGTACTCCCCCAGGCGGTGCGATCGCGCCTTGGCGCTCAAGGCAATCAGCGAGGCCGCGCACGTCGCCGCCGAGCTGATCCCGGCACGCGCGCCGCATTCGTCGGAGATCCGCAACACCGATGTCCTTCGCATGGCGATCGGCGGCGCGGCGCTGGCCCTGCTGGGCGTGCGCCGCTACGTGTTCGCGCGGCCGCTGCTGCTCGGCCCCAGCGGCCGGCTGTTCGCCACCGGCGTCACCGTCTTCACCGGCTACCCGTTCCTGCGCGGCGCGCTGCGCTCCCTGCGCTCCGGACGGGCCGGCACCGACGCGCTGGTCTCGGCGGCGACCGTGGCGAGCCTGATCCTGCGCGAGAACGTGGTCGCGCTGACGGTGCTCTGGCTGCTCAACATCGGTGAGTACCTGCAGGATCTGACCCTGCGCCGCACCCGGCGGGCCATCTCCGAGCTGCTGCGCGGCAGCCAGGACACGGCGTGGATCCGGCTGACCGACGGCCAGGAGATCCAGGTCCCCATCGACACCGTGCGGATCGGCGACGAGGTGATCGTCCACGACCACGTCGCGATCCCGGTGGACGGCGAGGTGGTCGACGGCGACGCCATCGTCGACCAGTCGGCGATCACCGGCGAAACCCTGCCGGTCAGCGTCGTCGTCGGGTCACACGTGCACGCCGGTTCGGTCGTGGTGCGCGGACGCGTCGTGGTCCGCGCCCACGCCGTCGGCAACCAGACCGCCATCGGCCGGATCATCACCCGGGTCGAGGAGGCACAGCACGACCGGGCACCGATCCAGACCGTCGGCGAAAACTTCTCCCGCCGTTTCGTTCCCACGTCGTTCATCGTCTCGGCGATCACCCTGGCGATCACCGGGGACGTCCGCCGGGCGATGACCATGCTGCTGATCGCGTGCCCGTGCGCGGTGGGCTTGGCCACCCCGACCGCGATCAGCGCGGCGATCGGCAACGGCGCGCGCCGCGGCATCCTGATCAAGGGCGGATCCCACCTGGAGCAGGCCGGCCGGGTCGACGCGATCGTGTTCGACAAGACCGGGACGCTGACCGTCGGGCGCCCCGTGGTCACCAATATCGTTGCCATGCATAAGGATTGGCAGCCCGAGCAGGTGCTGGCGTACGCGGCCAGCTCGGAGATCCACTCCCGCCACCCGCTGGCCGAGGCGGTGATCCGCTCGACCGAGGAGCGCCACATCAGCATCCCCCCGCACGAGGAGTGCGAGGTGCTGGTGGGCCTCGGGATGCGGACCTGGGCCGACGGCCGGACCCTGCTGCTGGGCAGCCCGTCGCTGTTGCGCGCCGAAAAGGTCAAGGTGCCCAAGAAGGCGTCGGAATGGGTGGACAAGCTGCGGCGCCGGGCGGAGACGCCGTTGCTGCTGGCGGTGGATGGCACGCTGGTGGGGCTGATCAGCCTACGCGACGAGGTGCGGCCCGAGGCGGGAGAGGTGCTGAAGAAGTTGCGCGCCAACGGGATTCGCCGCATCGTCATGCTCACCGGCGACCACCCCGAGATCGCGCGGGTGGTTGCTGGCGAGCTCGGGATCGACGAGTGGCGCGCCGAGGTGATGCCGGAGGACAAGCTCACGGTGGTGCGCGAGCTGCAAGGCGAGGGCTACGTCGTGGGCATGGTCGGCGACGGCATCAACGACGCCCCGGCGCTGGCCGCCGCCGACATCGGGATCGCCATGGGCCTGGCGGGCACCGACGTCGCCGTCGAGACCGCCGACGTGGCGCTGGCCAACGACGACCTGCATCGCCTGCTCGACGTGGGGGACCTGGGCGCCCGGGCCGTCGACGTCATCCGCGAGAACTACGGCATGTCCATCGCCGTCAACGCCGTCGGGCTGATCATCGGCGCGGGCGGTGCGCTCTCCCCCGTGCTGGCCGCGATCCTGCACAACGCCTCGTCGGTGGCGGTGGTGGCCAACAGCTCCCGGCTGATCCGCTACCGCCTGGACTGA